From the genome of Tenericutes bacterium MZ-XQ:
TTCAACATTTGTATCACCTTGAACTGTTAAGTTGATTGTTGCAGTTGCTGGAGCTCCATCACTGTCTTCAACTGATAATGTGATAACGTATGTACCAATAATATTGTTATCTCCAGTTTCATAACCGCTAACTGTGATTTGATCTGTCAAATCACCATCTTCTTCATCTTCAGCTGTTACTCCATCAAGTGGATCAAAGTCATCTCCTTGTTGAATCACTTGAGTAGGATTTTCAACTGTTATGGTTGGTGCTTGATTTCTTCTTGTTGCACAAGCAGAAAGTGTCAAAACACCCAGTAAAACTAAAATTGAAAATAAAACTTTCTTCATTCTAATCCTCCTAAAATATTTATATACTATATCTTTATAGATATTTTTAACCTTTTGTACCACTTCTTCCAACACCAGAAATAATGAACTTCTTAAGTGAGAAGAATAATATAATTAATGGAACAGTTACAAGTGCAGTTGCTGCTAATTGGATATTATAAATCGGTCTAGCATCACTTGCTCCGGAATCTGTTGTAAAGCTCGTACCACGTAGTGCTACTGAAATCAACCAATTATCTTGAGATCTAGTAACTAACTGTGGCCAAATATATGCATCCCATGCACCAATTGCACTTAATATGATAATTGTGATAATGGTAGGTTTGGCGATTGGAATCATGACTCTAGTTAAATACTTAAAGTCTCCACAGCCATCAACACGAGCCGCTTGGTATAGTGTATCTGGAATTTGTTTGAATGCTTGTCTTAAGAAGAATATATAGAATACACTTACCATAAATGGGAATATAAGCGCAGCCATTTTATCAATCCATCCTAGATTTGATACAGTTACATAGTTAGTAATTGTATATAATTCTCCAGGAATCATCATCGTAAGTAATAAAACTGAAAAGATAAAGTCTCTGCCTTTAAAGTCTAATCTTGCGAATGCGAATGCCGCTAAAATAGTTGTTGTAACCGTACCTAACATCGTTAATACACCTACAACAATTGTGTTCCAAATGTATGTACCAAAATTAAATCTAGTAATTGCGATTCTAAAGTTCACCCATTGCATTTCTCCAAGTCCAATCACGAATCTTGGATTTAAGGACTCAGTTAACTCAATATTTGTTTTTAATGCTGTTAAAATCATCCAATAGAATGGAATAAAGATGAAAAGTGCCATCAGTGTTAAGAATGTATAAGTTATGGAAAGTCTAACAATTTTGAGCATAAAGTCTCTTTGACTAATTTTCTCTAAGTCTTGTTGACTCTCTGATTGAGCAGCTCTTCTTTCTTTTCTTTCTTTTGCTTTTTTAAATGTCTCTCCAGTTAGGAAAGCTTTTGTTTTATGGCCTGCATTGATCATTGTTTGCTTGAATTTATATCCTTTAACAAGATCTTTCATCATAAAACCGATATGGAATCTTAAGACCGCTGAAAACGGATTAAATGTCAATAAACTCATTGCACTATATAAGTGTTGTGTTCTATATGACCATTCATCAACCTCAACAGCTTCTTTACTAAAATATCTTCTCATATTTTGGAAAGCAATTGGTGTGAACACTAATAGATATCCAAGTAAGAGTCCAATGAGTAAGTTTACCGTTGTTTGAATAACTGTAAACCCTAAAACTGTATATTCAGTGTTAGGATCAACCACATCAGTGATTGCTGCCGGTTCAACAAGTGCACCGAATAAATATGCAACAAGAATAAATGCAAAGACAACATAAACAATATCGATAAGGTTAGCTATGATTTGTATGCGTTTAATTTCATTTGTAATTTTTCTCATAATATCCTCCCTTTATCAATAATGAACACGTTTCTTACCAACTCTTAATTGAACTACGGTGAATACCATAATGATTAAGAATAATAAGATTGCAGCTGCAGCAGCTTCACTTAACGCGCCATTTCTTCCAGTTTCTTGTAAATACTCATAAATGAAGAATACAATTGTCTTTAAATTGATTTGACCTGATGCACCAGTTGTAATGATACCATTAACATTAATTATGGCTACAACTGATGAATATGTCTTAAATGCGCCAATGATTGAAGTAACTAAGATGTAGAAAATCATTGGAGAAATCAAAGGTACAGTAATTCTTCTAAATTGTTTGTTTCTTGATGCTCCATCGATTTGAGCTGCTTGATAATATTGTTTATCAATACCTTGAATACTTGATAAGAATACAATAATTTTAAATGCAAGACCTGCCCAAACACCATGAATTAATATAACTGACATTGCAGACCAATATGTTGCTCCAACGCCTATCCAAGGTACTGGAGTTCCACCAAACCATGTCACAATTTGATTTGCTAACCCTAAGTTATATAAATCATTGGTATTACCTTTAAACATAAATGCGAATACTAAACCAATCGCGATTGAGTTTGTAACATAAGGTAGGAAAAACATGTTTTGGAAAAAACCTTTAAGCGGTTTAATCGAATGCATAGCCACCGCAATAAATAATGCGACAAGAATCGAAATCGGAACACTAACAAAAACGATGATTGCAGTGTTTAATACAGCTTGTCTAAATCCTGACTCACTAAGAACCGTTACATAGTTACCGATGAGTGTATAACCATCAAATTCTCCGGTAACAACGTTATATCCTGAGAAAAAGGATACTAAAAATGAATTAAAAATTGGATAAAAAGTAAATACGCCTAATATAAGAATAGCTGGTAGTAAAAAGAATATCGCTTTAAACCAACCAGGTAAATGTGCAAAAAATCTAAGGTGATTTCTTTCTAAGAAGTCATTGATCTTAACAGAAGCATGATGTGTTTTAGATCTAAATGTCCATCTTAACTCTCTAATAAACTCTTTCATGACAGAATGTTTCCTGTTTCTTTATCAAAGATATGAATCTTATTCTTCTTAACGGCAAGTTTAATTGTTTTTTTACCTTCAACAGATTCTGAATCCACTAAAGCGCGTAATTGCTTATCTCCAATCATAAAACGAATCATTGTATCTCTACCTGTATGATCAATATCGGTTGTATCTACATTAAATCCGTTCTCATCAGCTTTAAAATCTTCTGGTCTTAACCCTAGAACGTATGAACCATCAGAAACTTTTGTTTCACCAAGTACAGTACCGTCAAGTAGTTGTATTTTTCCTTTTTTAACTTCACCGTCAATCACATTGATTGGTGGGTTACCTAAGAATTTTGCAACAAATAAATTATCTGGTTTGTTATACATATCTTGAGGTGCATCCATTTGTTGCTTAACACCAAAGTTTAAAACAACCATTTGATCACTAATGCTCATTGCCTCTTCTTGGTCATGAGTAACGAAGATCGTTGTAATACCTGTTTCTCTTTGGATACGTTTGATTTCTTCTCTGGTTTGTAATCTTAAGCGTGCATCTAGATTTGATAGGGGTTCATCTAATAATAACACTCTTGGTTTTTTAACAAGAGCACGTGCAATCGCAACCCTTTGTTGTTGTCCACCAGATAATTGAGATGGTTTTTTATCTAGTTGGTCTTCAATACCTACAAGTTTAGCCATTTCATAAACTAACTCATCTGCCTCTTTCTTTTTGATATTTAAATTTTCAAGAGGAAACATGATATTTTGTCTAATCGTCATATGTGGATAAAGTGCATAATTTTGAAACACTAATCCTATACCTCTTTTTTCTGGAGCTAAACGTGTAACGTCGTCTTCTCCAAAGTAAATTTTCCCATCTGTTGGTTGGTGTAATCCTGCAATCATAAATAAAGTGGTAGATTTACCACATCCTGAAGGTCCAAGTAATCCAACTAATTTGCCTGATGGAATTGTAACAGTTAAGTCGTCTACTGCTCTGGTTTGTTTCCCCGTTTTATCAGTAAACACCTTTGTTAAATTCTCTAATCTAATCTCCATGTCTGATTCATACTCCTTATTGTAATTTTTTTAAATGAATAAAAATAAAAGCACTCCTGGCTGTCCCAAAAGCACTCAGCTATTTATATATGAAAAAAACGAAATTATCGTTCTCATATTCATGGTTTGAAAAGCATTTTGTAAAACATACATAAATTGCTCACCTCAACACTTGTATTATATAATAATACCCATGAAATTTCAATGACCAACCACAAGGTAATTTTACAATTTTACCTAAACTTTTCTAGCGAAAAATATGAAAGCGCTTTTAGGGGTAAATAAATTATATTATATAAAGCAACGAATGTCAATTCTAGAAGTCTTAAAATGCTATTTTTGTAAAAAAATAAGTGCTAAACAGCACTTATTTATATCTATTCGTGTTTTTAAGTTGTTTTTTAGAATTCGCAGTTTTTTGGAGTTCTAGGAAACGGTATGACATCTCTAATGTTTTCTACACCTGATAGATACATGATGAGTCTTTCAAATCCCATACCATAACCTGCATGAACACATCCGCCATATCTTCTCAAATCTAAGTACCATTCTAGGTCCTCTTTAGGCACATGCATTTCTTCCATGCGTCTTTCTAAAACATCTAATCGTTCTTCTCTTTGTGAACCACCAATAAGTTCTCCTGAACCTGGTACAAGTAAATCCAT
Proteins encoded in this window:
- a CDS encoding sugar ABC transporter ATP-binding protein; this encodes MEIRLENLTKVFTDKTGKQTRAVDDLTVTIPSGKLVGLLGPSGCGKSTTLFMIAGLHQPTDGKIYFGEDDVTRLAPEKRGIGLVFQNYALYPHMTIRQNIMFPLENLNIKKKEADELVYEMAKLVGIEDQLDKKPSQLSGGQQQRVAIARALVKKPRVLLLDEPLSNLDARLRLQTREEIKRIQRETGITTIFVTHDQEEAMSISDQMVVLNFGVKQQMDAPQDMYNKPDNLFVAKFLGNPPINVIDGEVKKGKIQLLDGTVLGETKVSDGSYVLGLRPEDFKADENGFNVDTTDIDHTGRDTMIRFMIGDKQLRALVDSESVEGKKTIKLAVKKNKIHIFDKETGNILS